A region from the Pararge aegeria chromosome Z, ilParAegt1.1, whole genome shotgun sequence genome encodes:
- the LOC120636607 gene encoding uncharacterized protein LOC120636607, which produces MNYENYEKWLRTQLIPNLPPNSVVVVDNASYHNKQWDLAPSSNTKKADMQNWLTDKGIQYDSTMLKPQLYNLIKANKERFKTFSIDQILAEANHSILRLPPYHPDLNPIEMAWATIKQYVASKNVKWNLQECTKLIKEKVSLMGAQEWGKICKKVKDIEEEYVKSDHVVDLLTEQFIIRVDDSSEDDDSDDGYEDDDDDNCNRGSPEPGPSTSKRRCTISCRGSTTGP; this is translated from the coding sequence ATGAATTACGAGAATTATGAAAAATGGCTTAGGACACAATTAATTCCCAACCTACCACCCAATTCTGTAGTGGTTGTCGACAACGCTTCATACCACAATAAACAATGGGATTTAGCACCGTCCTCCAATACCAAAAAAGCCGATATGCAGAATTGGCTAACTGATAAAGGCATACAATATGATTCAACAATGCTCAAGCCACAATTGTACAACTTGataaaagctaataaagaaagatttaaaactttttcaatagaTCAAATTTTAGCAGAAGCAAACCATAGCATATTGAGATTACCGCCTTACCATCCAGACCTCAACCCCATAGAAATGGCATGGGCTACTATTAAACAATATGTAGCTAGCAAAAATGTTAAATGGAATTTACAAGAATGTACCAAACTTATCAAAGAAAAAGTATCCTTAATGGGTGCCCAGGAATGgggaaaaatatgtaaaaaggtAAAAGATATAGAAGAAGAGTACGTCAAGAGTGACCATGTAGTTGATTTACTTAccgagcaatttataattcgcGTCGATGATAGTTCCGAAGACGATGATTCTGATGATggttatgaagatgatgatgatgacaactgCAACCGAGGAAGCCCTGAACCCGGACCCTCAACAAGCAAAAGACGTTGCACAATTTCGTGTCGCGGCAGCACCACTGGACCATGA